A single region of the Mesotoga sp. BH458_6_3_2_1 genome encodes:
- a CDS encoding response regulator produces the protein MKRILIVEDEKNMRLLLEEELEESGFEVVSASSAEEAIGILNLDTSFNLITIDIEMQGMNGLELAGTIRKQYPEKKIVLLTAYTHYKHDLSSWAADAYVVKSPDFSELKSLVEELLGEEK, from the coding sequence TTGAAAAGGATACTGATAGTTGAAGATGAAAAGAACATGAGACTGCTTCTCGAAGAAGAACTTGAGGAGTCTGGCTTCGAAGTGGTGAGCGCCAGTAGTGCTGAAGAAGCAATAGGAATTCTCAATCTTGATACTTCGTTCAACCTCATAACTATTGACATTGAAATGCAAGGGATGAATGGCCTCGAACTTGCCGGAACAATACGCAAGCAATACCCTGAGAAGAAAATTGTGCTTCTAACCGCCTACACACATTATAAGCATGATCTATCTTCCTGGGCTGCTGACGCCTACGTAGTTAAGTCTCCTGATTTTTCGGAGCTCAAATCGTTGGTTGAAGAGCTTCTCGGGGAAGAGAAATGA